ACCTCACGATCGAAATTCCCCTCGGTATACACGATGGCCAGCAGATTCGCGTCCAGGATCGCGGTGAGGCTGGTATGCAGGGTGCACCGGCTGGCGATCTGATCGCAACGGTTCGCATTGATCCGCACGAATACTTCGAGCGCGATGGCGACAATCTCCACACGCGTGCAAACATCACCGTCGTCCAGGCCATGGTCGGCGCAGATATCACCGTCTGCGGCATTCTCGAAGACGAGGAAGTCCCCGTGCACATTCCGGAGGGCTGCCAGCCAGGGCAGACCCTGCGTATCAAGGGCTATGGCCTCCCGATGTTCCGTCGCAACAACAAGCGCGGTGACCTGCTCGTGCACGTGACGGTCGTCGTTCCGCGCAAGCTTTCGCGCAAGGCGAAGAAGACCGCCGAGGAACTCGGCGAGGAGATTGGCGATGAGGTCTCCAAGGAACGTGCCCCTCTCATTCAATAACACCTGAAGAAGCATCTCATGCCTATCAAGATTCCCAATGCCCTTCCCGCAACCGAGGTTTTGGAAGGCGAGAACATCTTCGTCATGACCGAGACCCGCGCCATGACACAGGACATACGTTCGCTCCATGTCCTCTTGCTCAACCTCATGCCCGATAAGGTAAAGACCGAAACGCAAATCGCGCGCGTGCTCTCCAACTCGCCTCTGCAAGTGGAGCTCGAGCTCATGCATACGAAGAGCCATGCGGCAGCCAATACGTCACCAGACCATATGCTCGCCTTCTACAAGACCTTCGACGAGATACGCGAGCGCAAGTTCGATGGCATGATCATCACGGGTGCCCCCGTCGAGGACCTCGATTTCGAGGATGTCGACTACTGGGATGAGCTTTGCGAGATTATGGAATGGAGCAAGGAACACGTCACGAGCACGTTCCACATCTGCTGGGGTGCGCAAGCTGCGCTCTATTACCATTATGGCATTCCCAAGTACCAGCTCGAGCAGCGTGTGCATGGCGTTTTCGAGCATACGGTCGATCGCAAGTCATCGATGCTCCTGCGTGGTGCTGATGACACGTTCTGGGCGCCGCATTCCCGCAATACCGAAAACCGTCTCGAAGACATCGAGGCAGTGCCCGAGTTGCGCGTCATCGCGACTTCGCGCGAGGTTGGTCCCTATGCGCTCATGACCGACAACGGCGCGCAGGTTTTCATCATGGGACATCCCGAATACGATGGTCGCACGCTGGGGGAGGAATACCGACGTGATCTTGACGCCGGCAAGAATCCGGCCCTGCCTGCGCACTATTATCCGCACGATGATGTGACCAAGTTGCCCATCAAGCGCTGGCGCGCGCACGCCAATCTGCTCTACAGCAATTGGCTCAACTATTACGTCTACCAGACCACGCCCTACGACTTCATCACGCTGGGTTAGAGGTGCATGGTATCGGCCATGTCCTGTTTGAACAGAATATGGTATTCCGTAAGAAATAAAACAATCACTCCACCTTTCAGACGGGAAATGCGTATACTTAGCAGC
This window of the Coriobacteriaceae bacterium genome carries:
- the metA gene encoding homoserine O-succinyltransferase, with product MPIKIPNALPATEVLEGENIFVMTETRAMTQDIRSLHVLLLNLMPDKVKTETQIARVLSNSPLQVELELMHTKSHAAANTSPDHMLAFYKTFDEIRERKFDGMIITGAPVEDLDFEDVDYWDELCEIMEWSKEHVTSTFHICWGAQAALYYHYGIPKYQLEQRVHGVFEHTVDRKSSMLLRGADDTFWAPHSRNTENRLEDIEAVPELRVIATSREVGPYALMTDNGAQVFIMGHPEYDGRTLGEEYRRDLDAGKNPALPAHYYPHDDVTKLPIKRWRAHANLLYSNWLNYYVYQTTPYDFITLG